One genomic region from Neoarius graeffei isolate fNeoGra1 chromosome 4, fNeoGra1.pri, whole genome shotgun sequence encodes:
- the LOC132885501 gene encoding serine protease 27-like encodes MLRFQCVVVALVMHVKGSLSQLNVCGHAPFNTRIVGGQSASDGTWPWQVSLQSPAYTGGHFCGGSLINKDWVLTAAHCFSSTKTSGLTVYLGKQTLSGLNPNQIARGVKQVILHPNYNSATQDNDIALLLLNSSVTFTDYIIPVCLAGEGSNFPQDTKCWITGWGSIASGVPLPSPGVLQEAMVSTIYSLLCDLLHGFGSITPNMMCAGNLSGRQDTCQGDSGGPLVTKRGAVWIQAGITSWGKGCGNSRLPGVYTQVSQYQKWISSVINKNLPGFIKY; translated from the exons ATGCTGAGATTTCAGTGTGTGGTCGTGGCCCTGGTCATGCATGTAAAAG GTTCCCTTTCCCAGCTCAATG TTTGTGGTCATGCACCTTTTAACACCCGTATTGTGGGTGGACAGAGTGCGTCAGATGGGACGTGGCCATGGCAGGTTAGTTTACAGAGTCCTGCTTATACTGGTGGCCATTTCTGTGGAGGATCCCTCATCAACAAAGACTGGGTCCTGACAGCAGCCCACTGTTTCTCCAg CACCAAGACTTCTGGCCTGACTGTGTATTTGGGGAAACAGACTCTAAGTGGCTTGAATCCCAATCAAATTGCAAGAGGTGTTAAACAGGTGATCCTTCACCCCAACTACAACAGTGCAACCCAAGACAATGACATTGCCCTTCTGCTTCTGAACTCGTCTGTCACCTTCACGGACTACATCATACCAGTGTGCCTGGCAGGTGAAGGCAGCAATTTTCCACAAGATACCAAGTGCTGGATCACAGGCTGGGGAAGCATTGCATCTGGAG TGCCACTGCCATCTCCTGGTGTGCTGCAGGAGGCAATGGTGTCCACGATCTATTCACTGCTTTGTGATCTTCTACATGGATTTGGATCCATTACCCCAAATATGATGTGTGCTGGTAATCTCAGTGGACGCCAGGACACCTGCCAG GGGGATTCTGGAGGACCCTTGGTGACAAAGCGTGGTGCAGTCTGGATTCAGGCTGGTATCACTAGCTGGGGTAAGGGTTGTGGAAATTCCAGATTACCTGGTGTGTATACTCAGGTGTCCCAGTACCAGAAGTGGATCTCCAGTGTCATCAACAAAAATCTACCTGGTTTTATCAA GTACTAA